One Buteo buteo chromosome 4, bButBut1.hap1.1, whole genome shotgun sequence DNA segment encodes these proteins:
- the LOC142030729 gene encoding opsin-VA-like: MDAPENESLLSSSSGPARWDPFRRPLDSIQPWHFSLLAAVMLVVTSLSLAENLAVILVTSKFKQLRQPVNYVIVNLSVADFLVSLTGGTISFLTNLKGYFYLGYWACVLEGFAVTFFGIVALWSLALLAFERYIVICRPLGNMRLRGKHAALGIAFVWTFSFIWTIPPTMGWSSYTTSKIGTTCEPNWYSGAYTDHTYIIAFFTTCFIVPLLVILVSYGKLMRKLRKVSDTQGRLGSTRKPERQVTRMVVVMIIAFLICWMPYAAFSILVTAYPSIELDPCLAAVPAFFSKTATVYNPIIYVFMNKQFRKCLIQMFSCSAIDTAESSMNPTSERAMITQDKRGSEMSTMAVCSTIPKRKTGDERRNCQSFAELAASENKICPM; this comes from the exons atggatGCACCTGAAAATGAGTCGCTGTTGTCCAGTTCCTCCGGTCCTGCCAGATGGGATCCCTTCCGTCGTCCCTTGGACTCCATCCAGCCCTGGCATTTCAGCCTTCTGGCAGCAGTAATGTTGGTGGTGACCTCCCTGTCGCTTGCTGAGAACTTGGCTGTAATTCTGGTAACTTCTAAGTTCAAGCAATTGAGACAACCTGTCAATTATGTTATAGTCAATTTGTCTGTGGCTGATTTCCTGGTCTCCCTGACTGGTGGCACCATCAGCTTTTTAACAAATctaaaaggttatttttatcTGGGATACTGGGCTTGTGTACTGGAAGGATTTGCTGTCACATTTTTTG GCATTGTTGCTCTCTGGTCTCTTGCTCTATTGGCTTTTGAGCGGTACATTGTGATCTGTCGCCCATTGGGAAATATGCGCTTGAGGGGGAAGCATGCAGCCCTAGGTATTGCCTTTGTGTGgaccttttccttcatttggaCCATTCCACCAACAATGGGTTGGAGCAGTTACACCACCAGTAAGATTGGAACTACTTGTGAGCCTAACTG GTACTCAGGAGCTTATACTGACCATACGTACATTATTGCATTCTTCACCACCTGTTTTATAGTGCCTTTATTGGTGATTTTGGTATCCTATGGAAAACTGATGCGGAAGCtaagaaag gtgTCAGATACGCAAGGCAGGCTGGGAAGTACCAGGAAACCTGAAAGACAAGTGACTAGAATGGTTGTTGTTATGATCATTGCCTTTCTAATCTGCTGGATGCCATACGCCGCCTTTTCTATCCTAGTCACCGCATACCCCTCCATTGAGCTGGATCCTTGTCTGGCAGCAGttccagctttcttttccaaaacagcCACTGTTTATAATCCAATAATTTATGTCTTTATGAACAAACAG TTCAGGAAGTGTCTGATTCAAATGTTCAGCTGCAGTGCCATAGACACTGCAGAGTCCAGCATGAACCCGACTTCAGAGCGAGCAATGATAACCCAGGACAAAAGAGGCAGTGAGATGTCCACCATGGCAGTATGTAGTACCATTCCTAAGAGGAAAACCGGAGATGAACGCAGAAATTGCCAATCTTTTGCTGAGTTGGCAGCTTCGGAAAACAAAATCTGTCCCATGTAG